Below is a window of Leucobacter chromiiresistens DNA.
CGCGGTCGCGAGCTCGACGGCGCACGCCGAGCAGATCGGCGCCGCCATGCGCGACGCCGGCGCCGAACGCACCTGGACAGTGGAGGTTCCCGCCGCATGACGACCGCAACCGCTCGGGCGTTCCCGAACATCGCCCTCGTGAAGTACTGGGGCAAGCAGGACGAGGATCTCATCCTGCCCGTCGCGGGCAGCCTGTCGCTGACGCTCGACGCGTTCGCGACGACCACCACCGTCGCGCTCGATGCGGGCGCCCGCTCCGACGCGTTCGCCCTGAACGGCGCCGAGGCGAGCGACGATGCGACGCGGCGCGTCACCCGGTTCCTCGACCGGGTGCGCGAGCTCGCGGGTTCGGAGGCGCGCGCCGTTGTCACCTCCACCAACGAGGCTCCGACGGGTGCGGGGCTCGCGTCGTCGGCGTCGGGGTTCGCGGCGCTCGCGACCGCGGCGGCCGCAGCGTACGGGCTCGACCTGGATCGCCGCGACCTCAGCCGTCTGGCGCGCCGCGGGTCGGGCTCGGCATCGCGCAGCCTCGTCGACGGCCTCGCCGTCTGGCACGCTGGCGACGACGCGCACTCGTACGCGGAGGGGGTCTCGGGCCCCGACATGCGGATGGTGATCGTCACCGTCGATACGGCGCAGAAGGCGGTGTCGAGTCGCGCCGCGATGCGCCGCTCCGCACTCACGTCCCCCTTCTTCCCCGCCTGGATCTCGTCGACCGAGGAGTCGCTCGCCGCGATGCTCGAGGCCTGCGCGGCCGACGACTTCACGCGGGTGGGCCGCATCACGGAGTCGCATGCGCTGCGCATGCACGCGGTGATCCAGTCGTGCGATCCGCCGATCAGGTATCTCGCCCCGACGAGCGTCGCCGTCTTCGACGCGGTCGTCGCGCTGCGCGATCAGGGTCTCGAGGCGTATGCGACGGCCGACGCGGGGCCGAACGTCGCCGTGATCGTGCGACCGGATCAGGCGGAGGATCTGCGTGATGCGCTGCAGGGCTTCGGCTCGGTGCGGCTCGTCGGCGCGGGCGCCGGCGCGCAGCTGGTCGCCCCCGACTCGGCGGCCCCGGCGGGGGCGACCGCATGATCGAGCAGCGCGCGCCGGGCAAGCTCTACATCGCCGGCGAGTACGCCGTCGTCGATCCGGGGCAGCCCGCCGTCATCGTCGCGGTCGACCGGTACATCACGGTGCAGCTGAGCGAGGGATCGCAGGTCGGCCGCGTGCGCTCGAGCGCGTACGGCCGCTCGCCCCTCGTGTGGGTGCGCGACGACGCGAGCGACCGCATCGTGCTCGAGCACCAGCCCTACGACTACGTGTTCGCCGCGATCACCGCGGTCGAGCAGTTGCGCTCCGAGCGCAGCCTGCCCCCGCGCTACTACGATCTCGACATCAGCAGCGAGCTCGACGACGTGAGCGGGCGCAAGTTCGGCCTCGGCTCGTCGGCGGCGGTGACGGTCGCGGTCGTCGCCGCGCTCGACGAGTTCTACGGGCTCGGCCTCGGCGAGCTCGAGCGCTTCAAGCTCGCCCT
It encodes the following:
- the mvaD gene encoding diphosphomevalonate decarboxylase, with the translated sequence MTTATARAFPNIALVKYWGKQDEDLILPVAGSLSLTLDAFATTTTVALDAGARSDAFALNGAEASDDATRRVTRFLDRVRELAGSEARAVVTSTNEAPTGAGLASSASGFAALATAAAAAYGLDLDRRDLSRLARRGSGSASRSLVDGLAVWHAGDDAHSYAEGVSGPDMRMVIVTVDTAQKAVSSRAAMRRSALTSPFFPAWISSTEESLAAMLEACAADDFTRVGRITESHALRMHAVIQSCDPPIRYLAPTSVAVFDAVVALRDQGLEAYATADAGPNVAVIVRPDQAEDLRDALQGFGSVRLVGAGAGAQLVAPDSAAPAGATA